The genomic segment TCTACTCAACGCCAAATTGCCAAAGCCACCTGCGTTTTTTTTGTGACTCAGCATTTCGATTAGATCGTGTACTCGTTGGCGTGTTTTCTGCCAGGTTTCAGCTTCTTGTGTGCAGCCCTTGCTTCAGTTTAATCAAATCTCAATGCTCAGCagagttttaatttttttaacagtAAAACCGTACTTTTTAAATTGAATAGAGTTTGGTTCAGGATGCCTGTGGTACCAAGTACCACAGTCGCTTGTTCGACAGACGCTCAGAAAGCCGTCCGCAGTCTAACGTGAAGGTTGGTTGAACCTTCGACCTACTGTAGGTAGGTAAACGATTGTAAATAACGTAAGACCTCGCTACAGATGTAATCTTAGTTTTCATTGGTAAATCCTTGTTTGTAAAATACCCAGGCATCGATACGCAATACAGGATCAAGCGGGCAAAGATGGCGGTATAATAACAGTTGTGTTAATTTTCTGTGTTCTGAACACAATATTCTTCTTTATTACTTTTGCCAAATAAAACAGCTTAATGTGTGCTtgaaatgaccaacttttccGTCCCTTTTCTTTTAGCTGTATAACCTTTTGGTAATTTGCTAGAGAAATGCCTTGCCACTGTCACATTTTCTACACGTCAAACAAAGATCGACAAAGTTTTATCCAACAAATTcatttttaagattttatttaTATCTATGTCATCTTTGTTGCTATTTTAAGTGTTACCTGTCGTGTTGTCGATTTTACACTTGTTTGTAGCGTGATCAAATCTTACACGAGATCCAAAAATAACATAATTACGGGTTTGCTACAGTAATTTGTGTAACACATTACGTAAGCACATTCAGATGTAATATAAGACTATATTGAAGTTGAACCATTTAGGGTGACATGTTTATGCAATATCTTTTATTAATTGTGATTCTCTCATTTTGGCAGTAAACAGAGGTTGGGTCTTCTCAAGATGGAGCCAGCAGGAGGGATTGCTGAGAGTGGGAGTACTAGTAGTGCCAGTaacgaagaagaaaaagaaccaTTATGTGAACCATACTACACATTACCAAAACAGCGCTTCACAACAACTCTACAGTTCCTGGTATTTTTGGACGTTGCGTCTTCAATTGCATTATGGCTAAGTAGAAGTAACACCAAAGAGATGGAGGAGAGTGTCACCAAGTTTGGTATAAAGACAAGTGTTTTTGATCTAGCTGCGATATCCTTTGTTCGATGTGGGGTTATATTCTTTACTTGCCCCTTCCTGGAAAAGTTTACATTGAGACTAATAGATGATCCGTATGAGCCAGTGATCCAAGCAAGTAAAAGACTGTCTCATTTTATTCTTATGGTGTTTAGCTTCTTGCCGCTGGCATACAGTGTAGCAAAAGGTGAGTGCCCAAGTCAGGCCCCTTATTTTATACCTACCTTAAGAAATACTTTCAGTTTTGGCACCCTGATTGTTTTCTCCCATtactcataaaaaaaaaggacacCCTTCAGAGAGTCCATTTTTCACGAAACCCCACAAACACTTCTTTTTGTCTCTTAGGCCTATGTTTGCCAGTTCTAAACAATTTTAGAAATAAGCCTTTCCGTAATATAATTCTACACATCAAACATTTTTAGAGGTCAAAAGGATacctgtatttttatttttaaacctTTAAAAAGGTTCACCTAATTAAGGCTTCAGGGTTTTTTGTATTGAAGGTATCCTTTTTGTATATGATTTATACATCACCTATGCTTTAAACCAACCCTGTGTTTTCGTTTTGCAGGTGTTTTTGTATTCAAAGATAAGTCTGCAAAAAGCCTGTATGATGTGAACCAAGTAGCATTTGCACTTGTCATCAGCtccatttgtttttgttttattgagaCGTGTGCTGCAATTATGAGCTATAAAGCCATGAGGCAGCTTGCAGTGCTGAGAATCTTGCATGATCCCAAAGACAAGAAAGAGGCAAAGCCAAAGAAGAAAGTCAATTTGCGACGGTTGAGCACACTTGCTTATCCTGTGAGTAATAATAAATTCACAGTACTGTATAAGTCCAAACAATTTCCAAACAATTTGAAGTATATTAGACCTGTCAACCAGACTTGTACAAGACAGATAAAATAGGCCTCAAAACAGTTAAagttcaagaaaaaaaatagaggcGAGTAATATATCTGtgaaagtaccaagtgtgaatcaaaagcatccatttccatcaccTGAATTGGGtaactttttttctgtattttcaCATCAGTTTTGTATGGGAAGCTTAACATTGTGTTTAGCTAGAGTCATTTAGAGTTTTTATATGcacaattttgttttcaaatatgaACTGAAAATGATAAACAAATGTGTGACTAGCTGGGCTCTTTTTAAACTGTAGGCAAAGtatgatttattttttgttgatgATATGCATGCTAAGCAATTTGTTTGGTCCACTTTGTTATCTTGCAGGAGCTTGGTATTTTATTCATTGCAACTCTTGCTCTTATGGTATCAGCAGGATCACAGATAGCAGCTCCTTATTTCTTCGGTCAAGTTATCTCATCTGCTATACAGCCAGGAATGAGTTAGTCATCACTCTATTGATGGCATGTCAACCACAATTTGTCCTTTGGGtcacactttatttcatgttGTTTTAGAAAACAATCCATCTTTGGGATGATCCCTTATACCAAGGCAGTAGCAAAGATTTTAACTCAGGAAGGGTAGAAAAGGGAGGGTAGAAAAATGAGATACAGAAGTTTCATTTAGACCCGGCCGCCGGTGTAACCCCCAAGGTactattttccatttttttaaaagtcgATAtgagttttatttgaactaataaaataaaataaaataacttccaccccctacttatcaatctccaccaCCTACTCTGAAAATGATTTCTCTATTTTAACACAATAATTTCTAAGAAAAGACAGGGTATACCTGCAGACTTTTGAAAAGGTAATAGCAAAAcagcattaaaaaaataaatatgccAAAGATGTCTACAAATCATAAGATCATCCTTAGAGCATCCAATGGaaaaattcaaatatttttaaaacatgcATGTGTCAAAATTTGTTAAGGTCTAGTCTTTATAACAATTAAGCTTGTAAAACTAGTAAACTATTTTACACACTGTTTTTAGAAGCCCTTAATATTAAAAGGCCTTACTTGGtcgtatgttttttttcataggTGTCCTTAATAAAACCCAAGGGTTTAATTAGGCCCCGGCAACCAGCGGCCATCAAGCGCAGCTACTTTTTAAAATAGTCgacttgatttttatttgaactGAAAAGATGAAATAACTCCCACCCCCTACCTATCATTTTCCACCGCCTACTCTAAAAGTAAATGAAAGCCCTGAAACCATCTTGGCTttatgttgtttgtttttctttgtagatgCCCTTAATAGAACCATCTTGACCTTACTTGGCCTCTATGTGGGTGGATCCATTGCCGCCATGATCAGGGCGTGGCTATTCACTCTTGCTGGACAAAGGCTTGTTGCTAGAATACGAAGAGAGGTTAAATccatttttgccttttttcccTTTAGATGTTCGTTGTAATAGAGGCCTTATTGATTTAATAAAACAAACTAAAACACAACATTACGAAAAACCTTCTACACGCATTGTGATTTGataactaaaaaaacacaatttctTATAATGGCTATAATGGCTGTTGGTTCTTTGCATTCTGGATAAATTATCCCTCTTCAAAACACTGATACCATATGGGCaaaatgacactttacaaaatatttgttGTTACTCGCTTACTTATAAAGAAACTGTCTGGCTTGTTAAATGAGCTTTATGTGAAACATTTTTCATCATGTCACTGAACACATTGTTCTTTAACAGCTTTTCAATGCCATTATCAAGCAGGAAGTGGCATTCTTTGACACCAACAGGTATTTCtgctctttattttatttaatgttTTTAGAACATCTTATAGCTTtttttaggggatgggggtgcATTTTGGCAATTGGTAGTTTTCTGTATGTTCATCTGTGCATCCATTTATGAAGAGCTATCAACTAAACATTGACAGCATGGAAGATTCAATGTGATCAGGGGTTTCATTTAGGCAGGGTGGCCTTATTATAAgaaattataaagaaatagaaTGCAAGCACAGCATCAAGAAAACAACcaatttttcattaaaagtcCTTCTTGCCAACTGATTTCTGTCTGTACAGTATGTACCTTTTTTGTTGCTAATTTTAAGACTCGCTCCCTTTACAGGACTGGAGAGCTTATCAATAGACTGTCATCCGATACTCAAGTGATCCAGAATGCAGTCACGGTATGTAGAGTACATACTTGACGACACGTGATGATACTTGGTGTGGAAGACAAAACAGAGCAAGGCTGTAGTGCATTATTTCTAAGCACTCTCACTATAAATGGTGGTCTTCTTTACAGAGATCCTTGTATCCCCAGTGCTTCTTGTGCCTCCCTTTAATTCTCATAAGCGTCCCTTCAAAAGTATGTTGCAGCTTAAAGAGATAGGGCCTCTGGTTTAGTGACGTTATCTGAGAATTTGGGCAATACAGAAGTAATAACTTCATATTGAATAACACTGCATTATTCACCAAGCTGTTAACGGCAATAATGAGGGTCAGACAGGACCAATTTGGATAAAGATGAACACATTTCTTAGATAGTTTGACGATGCAGTTGGCTGCATAATGAAATGCcgtttagaataatttttaggCCCATAACcagggggggttggggggcttggacaccccccccccactggAGTGGAAGGTCTGCTCtaatgaaaacaaattttttaATAGTACTGTAGTACTGTGAGTACAAGTTACTTGGTCTTCTTAATGGGtaaacaacccccccccccccccccacaggcCTGCTCTTCATGTAATAAGGAGCATTTTTTGCAGGTGAATGTCTCTATGTTATTGCGATACATTGTGCAAATCATTGGTTCCTTGGTGTTCATGTTTACTCTGAGTGCTAAGCTGACTGGCGTCCTCATTTCTGTCATTCCAATTGTTGGTGTTGGGGCTCAGAAATATGGTAAGTAATCCCCCTGTATCTTCTTCATGTCTTTTATCTAGTGTTTTACCAAAGCGTCAATAATAAGCATAACAATAATTTGATGGTTCAATTTATGACTGTAGCATTATCAAAAAGCTGTGGTGATGTAAAATATTTGGGAGATTTGTTGATACAGCTTGAAGAGCATATGTTACTCTGAAGAAGCTTTGACTCTTTGCACTTGGCTCTTGGTTCAATTCCCGGTTCCAATGTGTGCTGAATTAGTTGGTTCTTGCCTTTGCTTCAAGGGTTTTTTCTGTAATCTCTGGTTTTTCACACCCCACAGGAAACCAACAATTTTTATCTAAATTATCTTGTCAGACATGAGTCATAAGGGCAACTACAGTACCTATGGAACTGCCCTCAAATCTGCACTCATAATCTATCATTCCTCTTGCAATTAGAGAGTGATATTAGTTCCCCAAATACCATTCAGATGTTTGATTTTCTCACCACATCCTGAACGTATTCTACAGGTCAATTTGTGCAGGGTCTACGTAAGAAATTCCAGGATGAACTTGGAAATGCATCCACAGTGGCAGAGGAGTCGATTGGAAGCATCCGAACTGTGAGGTCCTTCTCACAAGAGAAGAAGACCATGAAGCTGTATGCAGAAGCTATCCATGAGAGTTACTTGGTGGGAGCCAGACTCGCAATCGCTTCAGGTATTTCCTGGTGAAATTTACATGCACATGCTTTGCATTGGAAAAAGATGTGATGTTAGGTTTAAACA from the Nematostella vectensis chromosome 4, jaNemVect1.1, whole genome shotgun sequence genome contains:
- the LOC5513732 gene encoding ABC transporter B family member 25, translated to MEPAGGIAESGSTSSASNEEEKEPLCEPYYTLPKQRFTTTLQFLVFLDVASSIALWLSRSNTKEMEESVTKFGIKTSVFDLAAISFVRCGVIFFTCPFLEKFTLRLIDDPYEPVIQASKRLSHFILMVFSFLPLAYSVAKGVFVFKDKSAKSLYDVNQVAFALVISSICFCFIETCAAIMSYKAMRQLAVLRILHDPKDKKEAKPKKKVNLRRLSTLAYPELGILFIATLALMVSAGSQIAAPYFFGQVISSAIQPGMNALNRTILTLLGLYVGGSIAAMIRAWLFTLAGQRLVARIRRELFNAIIKQEVAFFDTNRTGELINRLSSDTQVIQNAVTVNVSMLLRYIVQIIGSLVFMFTLSAKLTGVLISVIPIVGVGAQKYGQFVQGLRKKFQDELGNASTVAEESIGSIRTVRSFSQEKKTMKLYAEAIHESYLVGARLAIASGAFSGVVMAVGQAAIVLVLWYGGKLVNEGEMNVGILTAFALYTVNVAMAFAFLSSLYGDFMQAVGASFRMFELMDRVPKIKMEGGVILPSFKEPIVFDDVRFSYPSREDTEVLKALSFKINPGETVALVGPSGGGKSTVISLIERFYDPMTGNIRIGDTDISLLDLAWYRKKIALVSQEPVLFATTIASNIAYGRDASQEEIEEAARQANAHDFITTFEDGYKTQVGERGVKLSGGQKQRVAIARALLMDPEILLLDEATSALDAESEHFVKEAIDRAMVNRTVLVIAHRLSTVRSANLVLVMDKGKIVERGNHDSLLAKGGVYRKLVLRQLSASKNERESVISGLGDIENDLLPAHEAIDEEIGSEASE